From the genome of Variovorax sp. RA8, one region includes:
- a CDS encoding CBS domain-containing protein gives MAEERTVFQSISRKHVLSLGPHASVRDAAGAMTRANCGSVLIMEPPDILLGILTERDLMTRVLAKGLDPDRAAVREVMTPNPICVSPETLVSDAVVLMLERGFRHLPLVSGTKILGVFSVRDALPREIGVALGQAEFNAQVNDVLG, from the coding sequence ATGGCGGAAGAACGTACTGTGTTTCAGTCCATATCGCGCAAGCATGTGCTCAGCCTCGGGCCGCATGCCAGCGTGCGCGACGCCGCCGGCGCGATGACCCGCGCCAACTGCGGCAGCGTGCTCATCATGGAGCCGCCGGACATCCTGCTGGGCATCCTGACCGAGCGCGACCTGATGACGCGGGTGCTGGCGAAAGGGCTCGATCCGGATCGAGCGGCCGTGCGTGAAGTGATGACGCCGAATCCGATTTGCGTGTCGCCGGAGACGCTGGTGTCGGATGCGGTGGTGCTGATGCTCGAGCGGGGATTCCGGCACCTGCCGCTGGTGTCGGGAACGAAGATCCTGGGGGTGTTTTCTGTGAGGGATGCGCTGCCAAGGGAGATCGGGGTGGCGTTGGGGCAGGCGGAGTTCAATGCGCAGGTGAATGATGTGTTGGGGTAG
- a CDS encoding SRPBCC family protein — protein MSNNTVRLHRVIAAKPEKVYRAFVDADAKARWLPPNGFTGKVHSMEVKVGGKYRMSFTNFTTGKSTSFAGEYRELVPNERLRYTDVFDDPNLPGEMQVTVTMKQVLVGTELNIVQEGIPDAIPLEACYLGWQESLLNLARLVEPEING, from the coding sequence ATGAGCAACAACACAGTCAGGCTGCATCGCGTCATTGCCGCTAAGCCTGAAAAAGTCTATCGGGCCTTCGTCGACGCCGACGCCAAGGCGCGGTGGCTGCCGCCCAATGGCTTCACCGGGAAGGTTCATAGCATGGAGGTCAAGGTGGGCGGCAAGTACAGGATGTCGTTCACGAACTTCACCACCGGCAAGAGCACGTCCTTCGCGGGTGAATACCGCGAGCTCGTGCCGAATGAGCGGCTGCGGTACACCGACGTCTTCGACGATCCGAACCTGCCCGGGGAGATGCAGGTCACGGTCACGATGAAGCAGGTCTTGGTCGGCACCGAACTGAACATCGTCCAGGAGGGCATCCCCGATGCGATCCCTCTGGAAGCGTGCTACCTCGGCTGGCAGGAGTCGCTGCTGAACCTGGCGCGGCTGGTGGAGCCGGAGATCAACGGTTAG